The nucleotide window AGCGCATCACGGCGCAAACGTGACGACGAAAACATCGAATGCTCCACCCGAAAGCGGAGTGCCGCCGAAGTCGAGCGCGCTAGAGAACGTGCCCACCACCGCGAAGCGGCCCGATGCGCCGCCGCGGGCGAATGTGGGCGAAGCCGCCCCGTACGCCTGTGTCCACGCGATCGCGCCGGCACTGGTCAGCTTCGAGACCAGCCAGCTGTCTGGTGAGGGCGCGAAGACCGTGCCGCCCACATCGACCGGCGCGTTGAAGCGCACGACCACCGCAGTTGAGCCGTCGGGATTGCCCGCGAACCCCCAGCATGGATCACTGCCGGTGCCCCCGAACGAGCGGCTCCAGAGGTGGTTTCCGGAGGGATCGAGCTTCGCGACGAAGGTGTCCGTACCACCCTTCGACACGACCGCGGGTCCACCAAACGACTGAGAGCCCCAGAAGGTGCCTGCAAGCGTCACCCCTGCCGCGTCAGCCGTAATCCCGCCGACACTCTCCCAGTTGTTATTCAAGCCGTACGACCGGCTCCACGCGGTACTTCCGGTGGCGGAGAGCTTCACGAGGATGTCACCCGCCCCGGCGCTCGTGTGCAACCCAGTGCCAAAGTCGATGGTCCCGTCGAACATGCCCGCGGCGTAGATGTCGCCGGACGGGCCGACGGCCAGCGCTGCGACGCCATCCGATGCCGCGCTGCCGAAGCGCTTACTGAAGAGCTGACTTCCCGCGGAGCTCAGCGCGGCGACGTAGATGTCGTTGGCGCCCGTGCTCACCAGCGGACCACCACCGAAGTCGAGCGTACCGGTGAACGAGCCGGCGATCACGATGTCGCCATTCGGGGCGACCGCCAAAGTCCTCGCCTCGTGCTGCGAGGCGTCTCCGAAGCGTTTGCTGAAGACATGCTGACCGGTGGCGCTCAGCTTCGTGAGAAACACGTCCCAGCTCACGGCGCTGACCAACGGACCACCGCCAAAGTCGATCGACCCGGAGAAGATGCCGCTCATCAACACGTTCCCCGAGGCGTCGCTCGCGACCCCCAGCGCTCGGTCGTCACCGGAGCCGCCAAAACGCTTTGCCCAAACTGGGTTGCCCTGCGCACCGAGCTTCGCGAGCACCGCGTCGTTCGCCCATCGCGGGAAGCGGCGTGCTGGCGACAGTGACAGGCCCGTTCACTGTCGCGACCACCAGCACGTCACCCTGAGGAGAGAACGCGACACGTTCGGCAAAGTCCTGCTGGCCGGGATTGCCAAACGCGAAGCTCCAAAGGTCGTGTCGACACGAGCTCGGGCAACTGTCACCGTCGAGCTGATTCCCGTCGTCGCACAGCTCCGATCCGACGACGGAGGAGTCGCCGCAACTGGGCTGACACACGCTCGGCTTGCCCGTGCACTTCCAACCGGCGTCCACCTTGCAGGAAGCCGAACAGCCATCCCCGGGCGCGGTGTTCGCGTCATCGCAACTCTCGCTTCCGGCGATCAGCGCGTCGCCGCATTTCGGAGCACAGGTGCTGGGGGCACCCGAACAGCCATACCCGAGCTCGATGCCGCAGGTGGCGGAGCAGCCGTCGGAGCCGACCTTTCCGTCGTCGTCACACACTTCCGGGT belongs to Myxococcales bacterium and includes:
- a CDS encoding DUF4215 domain-containing protein gives rise to the protein MIGGGAITLLKNRSAAPSLACAVCGDGVVADPEVCDDDGKVGSDGCSATCGIELGYGCSGAPSTCAPKCGDALIAGSESCDDANTAPGDGCSASCKVDAGWKCTGKPSVCQPSCGDSSVVGSELCDDGNQLDGDSCPSSCRHDLWSFAFGNPGQQDFAERVAFSPQGDVLVVATVNGPVTVASTPLPAMGERRGAREARCAGQPSLGKAFWRLR